From the genome of Prochlorococcus marinus XMU1419, one region includes:
- a CDS encoding NAD-dependent epimerase/dehydratase family protein codes for MRHLITGGLGQIGSHIAELLLARGDEVCVIDNLATGRIEHLKNKNNLKIVVDTISNRELINTLFQQFKPDCVIHAACSYKDPNDWYEDTLTNCVGATNVIKAALENETKRFIYFQTALCYGLNPISNPIRLNDIRNPEGSSYAISKTANELYLELSGLDYVTFRLANVIGPRNVAGPLPIFYKRLKDEKKCFVTQTRRDFVYVQDLAKIVVKACDGIGSGAYHFSSGKDIAILDLYNAVVNAMNLNNYPEPEIKPINDDDTFSILLDPQKTFDDFGYISFTDIDTTVRNAIEYYDKFGTLGEYTHLKLK; via the coding sequence ATGAGGCATCTAATAACTGGCGGTTTAGGACAAATTGGTTCACATATTGCAGAATTACTCTTAGCTAGAGGAGACGAAGTTTGCGTTATTGATAACTTAGCTACGGGAAGAATAGAACATCTCAAGAACAAAAATAATTTAAAAATTGTTGTTGATACTATTTCTAATAGAGAATTAATAAATACACTCTTCCAACAATTTAAACCAGATTGTGTAATTCATGCTGCTTGCTCTTATAAAGATCCTAATGATTGGTATGAAGATACATTGACAAACTGTGTAGGGGCTACGAATGTTATTAAAGCTGCCTTAGAAAATGAAACTAAAAGATTTATATATTTTCAAACAGCATTATGCTATGGATTAAATCCAATCTCAAATCCAATTAGACTAAATGACATAAGAAATCCAGAAGGTAGTAGTTATGCTATTAGTAAAACAGCAAATGAGCTTTATCTTGAACTATCTGGATTAGATTATGTCACTTTTAGGCTTGCTAATGTCATTGGCCCAAGAAACGTTGCTGGACCATTACCAATTTTCTATAAAAGACTTAAAGATGAAAAAAAATGTTTCGTAACGCAAACTAGGCGAGACTTTGTGTATGTGCAAGATTTAGCAAAAATAGTTGTTAAAGCTTGCGACGGAATAGGTAGTGGAGCTTACCACTTTTCTAGTGGCAAAGATATTGCAATTTTAGATCTATATAATGCCGTAGTTAATGCAATGAATCTTAATAATTATCCAGAACCAGAGATTAAACCAATAAATGATGATGATACTTTCTCAATACTTTTAGACCCTCAAAAAACATTTGATGATTTTGGATATATTTCTTTCACAGATATCGATACAACTGTTAGAAATGCAATAGAGTATTATGATAAGTTTGGCACACTTGGTGAATATACACATTTAAAATTAAAATGA
- a CDS encoding lipopolysaccharide biosynthesis protein, protein MTEINMKIKSAIFLTEIKEFFLNKRNYYIYFGSNILYNLVPILLLPVISRIYDPEVISNYSLIIGASIIFSNFSSLALENTIYIEKKYENQQYTLLIPIFISFLLNLIIYIFLFIYTKSNFSHSDQNFILFIPLISWIYNIYRTFKNFVIRYKKINIITYCKLIFSTLLASLSLLLGIYGYGTSGLIYSLIITNTVVTIYLISQVNKYIDLKINLLKFFFITKRFLKKYISYIFWTNPSNIMSTSNNFITIFLIGKFYGLYILGQYVFATKVMEFPLSILSSTIQDIFIKNSTNEIENNGNAKITFIRFLLLNLFIATFFLFPFYLIFPKFIPIVFGAKWIDSVILVKSTIILVYFRFISSPLSMIWIIRKKEKYNFYWQMINLLLGVTSICLVQFMNKSISLSNLLIIHSLVVSFWYIVAILGSYFFSKIQKT, encoded by the coding sequence TTGACTGAAATTAATATGAAAATAAAAAGTGCAATTTTTTTAACTGAAATAAAAGAGTTTTTTCTAAACAAAAGAAATTATTATATTTATTTTGGAAGCAATATTCTATATAATCTAGTTCCAATATTATTACTGCCTGTAATAAGTAGAATTTACGATCCTGAAGTTATAAGTAATTATTCTTTAATTATTGGAGCATCTATAATATTTAGTAATTTTTCATCTTTAGCTTTAGAAAATACTATATATATAGAAAAAAAATATGAGAATCAACAATATACTCTTCTTATACCAATATTTATCTCCTTTTTATTAAATCTAATAATTTATATATTTTTGTTTATATATACGAAGAGTAACTTCTCACATAGTGATCAAAATTTCATCCTATTTATTCCTCTAATTTCTTGGATTTATAATATTTATAGAACCTTCAAAAACTTTGTCATTAGATATAAAAAAATAAATATAATAACCTATTGCAAACTTATTTTCTCAACCTTATTAGCATCATTATCTTTACTTTTAGGTATTTATGGATATGGAACATCAGGCCTGATTTATTCTTTGATAATAACTAATACTGTGGTAACAATTTACCTAATTTCTCAAGTAAATAAGTATATAGATCTCAAAATAAACTTATTAAAATTCTTTTTTATTACAAAAAGATTTTTAAAAAAATATATTTCTTATATTTTTTGGACAAATCCATCAAATATCATGTCTACATCAAATAATTTTATAACTATTTTTTTAATTGGTAAATTTTATGGCTTATATATTCTTGGGCAGTATGTATTCGCAACAAAAGTAATGGAGTTTCCTCTGTCAATCTTATCCTCCACAATTCAAGATATTTTTATTAAAAATAGTACTAATGAAATCGAGAATAATGGAAATGCAAAAATAACCTTTATAAGATTTCTTTTATTGAACTTATTTATTGCAACTTTTTTTCTTTTCCCATTTTATTTGATTTTCCCAAAATTTATCCCAATAGTATTTGGCGCTAAGTGGATTGATTCTGTAATATTAGTAAAATCAACTATTATTCTTGTTTATTTTAGGTTTATCTCAAGTCCATTAAGCATGATTTGGATTATAAGAAAAAAAGAGAAATATAATTTTTATTGGCAAATGATCAACCTATTGTTGGGAGTTACATCAATTTGTTTAGTTCAATTTATGAATAAAAGTATTTCTTTATCTAATTTACTTATTATTCACAGTTTAGTTGTTTCTTTTTGGTACATTGTAGCGATATTAGGATCTTACTTTTTTTCAAAAATTCAAAAGACATAA
- the asnB gene encoding asparagine synthase (glutamine-hydrolyzing), with amino-acid sequence MCGIIGQISLDRGEIPYLEKKLLLQSKLIEHRGPDGEGTWINKSNNIGFGHRRLAVVDLSNNGSQPMQSINKNVITYNGEIYNYLKLKKDLENNWDFISNTDTEVILALYSKYKEKSLDYLKGMFSFSLWDDKQKKLFCARDRFGIKPFYYMISKNIFYFASEVKALLPFLERINTNKDCLSEYFTFQFLIGENTLFENIKQLMPGHYLTIEDGHIEIKKYWDINYKIDFNFKKNHVQEQIKYLLKKSITNHCVSDVDIASYLSGGIDSSLIYTLSANEKNFSKDAFHGRFTNYDGFDESSYAKDVTNKSEGKLFKKDIIAQDFIDQINKIIYHLDYPCAGVGSFPQYMISREASKSYKVMLGGQGGDEIFGGYARYLIAYLEQSLKAAIDGNYKNGNYVVTIESIIPNLGILREYKPLLKKFWSKDLFGDMDIRYLNLINRSYELKDEIEFDELNFDNVEKKFLEIFNSQENIFKESYFDKMTHFDFKCLLPALLQVEDRMSMAHGLESRLPFLDEDLVEFSAKIPADIKFEGGNLKKILKDSFKDIFPKSILNRRDKMGFPVPLNYWIKNELKEFTYDTLQNMKLKNRPYIRGSNVLSNIESENKFSRKIWGFISLELWYQEFHDKHKSWKDLIN; translated from the coding sequence ATGTGTGGAATTATTGGTCAAATTTCACTTGATAGAGGTGAAATTCCTTATTTAGAAAAAAAATTACTTCTTCAATCAAAGTTAATAGAACATAGAGGTCCTGATGGAGAAGGTACATGGATTAACAAATCAAATAATATTGGTTTTGGCCACAGGAGATTGGCTGTAGTTGACCTTAGTAACAATGGTTCTCAACCAATGCAATCAATTAATAAAAATGTCATTACCTATAATGGGGAAATTTATAATTATTTAAAATTAAAAAAGGATTTAGAAAATAATTGGGATTTTATTTCTAATACTGATACTGAAGTAATACTTGCCTTATACAGTAAATACAAAGAAAAAAGTTTGGATTATCTTAAAGGAATGTTTTCATTCTCATTATGGGATGATAAGCAGAAAAAGCTTTTTTGTGCGCGAGATAGATTTGGAATTAAACCTTTCTACTATATGATTTCTAAAAATATTTTCTACTTTGCATCTGAAGTAAAAGCTTTACTGCCCTTTCTTGAGAGAATCAATACTAATAAAGATTGTTTAAGTGAATATTTTACCTTCCAATTTCTTATTGGAGAAAATACTCTTTTTGAAAATATAAAACAACTTATGCCTGGTCATTATTTGACTATTGAAGATGGTCATATTGAAATAAAAAAATATTGGGATATTAATTATAAAATTGATTTCAATTTTAAAAAAAATCATGTTCAAGAACAGATTAAATACCTCCTTAAAAAATCAATAACTAATCACTGTGTTTCTGATGTTGATATAGCTTCTTATTTATCAGGTGGAATTGATTCAAGCTTAATTTATACACTTAGCGCAAATGAAAAAAATTTCTCTAAAGATGCATTTCATGGTCGATTTACAAACTATGATGGCTTTGATGAAAGTTCATATGCCAAAGATGTCACTAATAAATCTGAAGGAAAATTATTTAAAAAAGATATAATTGCTCAAGATTTCATAGATCAAATAAATAAAATAATTTATCATCTTGATTACCCTTGTGCTGGAGTTGGTTCTTTCCCTCAATATATGATTTCTCGAGAAGCAAGTAAAAGTTATAAAGTAATGCTAGGGGGTCAAGGAGGTGATGAAATATTTGGAGGTTATGCAAGGTATCTAATTGCATATCTTGAACAAAGCCTTAAAGCAGCTATAGATGGGAATTATAAAAATGGCAATTATGTTGTAACTATAGAATCAATTATCCCAAATCTTGGAATACTTAGAGAATATAAACCACTTCTAAAAAAATTTTGGAGTAAAGATTTATTTGGTGATATGGATATTAGATATTTAAATCTCATAAATAGATCTTATGAATTAAAAGATGAAATAGAATTTGATGAATTAAATTTTGATAATGTTGAAAAAAAATTTCTTGAAATTTTTAATTCTCAAGAAAATATATTTAAAGAGTCTTATTTTGATAAAATGACTCATTTTGATTTTAAATGTTTACTCCCAGCATTACTGCAAGTTGAAGACAGGATGAGTATGGCCCATGGTCTTGAAAGTAGATTACCTTTTCTTGATGAAGACTTAGTTGAATTTTCAGCTAAAATTCCAGCTGATATTAAATTTGAAGGTGGTAATCTTAAGAAAATTCTTAAAGATTCATTTAAAGATATTTTCCCAAAATCAATTCTCAATAGAAGAGATAAAATGGGCTTTCCAGTACCTTTGAATTATTGGATAAAAAATGAACTAAAAGAGTTTACCTATGATACTCTCCAAAATATGAAACTTAAAAATAGACCTTACATTAGAGGATCTAATGTTTTAAGTAATATTGAATCTGAAAATAAATTTTCCAGAAAAATATGGGGATTTATCTCTCTTGAACTCTGGTACCAAGAATTTCATGACAAACACAAATCTTGGAAAGATCTTATAAATTAA
- a CDS encoding NAD-dependent epimerase/dehydratase family protein codes for MTKVRDNLKDSKILIVGGAGFVGSNLCSLIIKNYDPKYILIIDNLLSSTADNIVRNKKIKFIYGSIISDEILFQIPEDIDYVFNLACYHGNQSSIKNPIEDHNNNLLPNLKLYNHIKNFPNLKAVIYSAAGCAVASKTYKKATATFESDNVDLFQDSPYSISKLVGELYGNYFFKQFDLPFIKARFQNVYGPKEILGAGSWRGTSHTIWRNVIPTFIWKSINNESLKLYNGGEATRDFIYVEDISKGLVDIAQKGKPGESYNLASGFETSIKDLAILINKFTGNKRDLDLLPKRNWDNSGKRFGSTIKSKNELGFTASTSLEKGIQKTIKWTKDNYSDIQKHIEKHLSILSFFDDRNIK; via the coding sequence ATGACCAAAGTTAGAGATAATTTAAAGGATTCTAAGATATTAATAGTAGGTGGTGCAGGATTTGTTGGAAGTAATTTATGTTCTTTAATTATAAAAAATTATGATCCTAAATATATTTTGATAATTGATAATTTACTTTCTTCAACTGCAGATAATATAGTCAGGAATAAAAAAATAAAATTTATTTATGGATCAATCATATCTGATGAAATACTTTTTCAGATTCCAGAAGATATTGATTATGTATTTAATCTTGCCTGCTATCATGGAAATCAGTCTTCTATAAAAAATCCTATTGAAGATCATAATAATAACTTACTTCCAAACCTTAAACTTTATAACCATATTAAAAACTTCCCAAACCTTAAAGCTGTTATATATTCAGCAGCTGGTTGTGCGGTAGCAAGTAAAACATATAAAAAAGCAACGGCAACATTCGAGAGTGATAATGTCGATTTATTTCAAGATAGTCCCTATTCAATATCAAAATTAGTCGGAGAATTATATGGTAATTACTTTTTTAAGCAATTTGATTTACCATTCATAAAAGCAAGATTTCAAAATGTTTATGGTCCTAAAGAAATTTTAGGTGCTGGTAGTTGGAGAGGTACATCACATACTATTTGGAGAAACGTTATTCCAACTTTTATTTGGAAATCAATAAATAATGAAAGTTTAAAATTATATAATGGCGGTGAAGCTACGAGGGATTTCATTTATGTAGAAGATATATCTAAGGGTCTAGTAGATATAGCTCAGAAGGGCAAACCCGGAGAATCATATAATTTAGCTTCTGGCTTTGAAACTTCTATAAAAGATTTAGCAATTTTGATAAATAAATTTACTGGAAATAAAAGGGATTTGGATTTACTACCAAAAAGAAACTGGGATAACTCTGGAAAAAGATTCGGAAGTACAATTAAATCAAAAAATGAGTTAGGTTTTACCGCCAGTACATCACTTGAAAAAGGAATTCAAAAAACAATTAAATGGACAAAGGATAATTATTCAGATATTCAAAAACATATTGAAAAACATCTTTCAATTTTATCTTTTTTTGATGATAGAAATATAAAATAA
- a CDS encoding SGNH/GDSL hydrolase family protein, with protein sequence MEKLNYKVYIFSDSIGFGQLVSPSETWVNDLSDKLINLKKSYDILLQNPSINGCTTRQALERLYFDCTSHKPDLVIIQFGLNDCNFWDTDYGLPRVSPNSFIENLNEIIIRIYASGAKKCFINTNHPTSKGLITKLRNINYEQKNKEYNTYIREVHTNLHKKFNLEIIDIENYWNKHITENSNLNSKNLLLPDGIHLSIRGHNLYKNIINKRIINYIEENLD encoded by the coding sequence TTGGAAAAATTAAATTATAAAGTTTACATTTTTAGTGACTCTATAGGATTTGGACAACTTGTAAGTCCCTCTGAAACATGGGTAAATGATTTATCGGATAAACTAATAAATTTAAAAAAAAGTTATGATATTCTTCTTCAAAATCCAAGTATTAATGGATGCACTACGAGACAAGCTTTGGAGAGACTTTATTTTGACTGTACCTCTCATAAGCCAGATTTAGTAATAATACAATTTGGACTTAATGATTGTAATTTCTGGGATACAGATTATGGATTACCAAGAGTGAGTCCAAATTCTTTCATAGAAAATTTGAATGAAATAATAATCAGGATTTATGCGTCTGGAGCAAAAAAATGTTTTATAAATACTAATCATCCTACTTCTAAAGGATTAATAACTAAATTAAGAAATATAAATTACGAACAGAAAAATAAAGAATATAATACTTACATAAGGGAAGTTCATACAAATTTACATAAAAAGTTTAATTTAGAAATTATTGATATAGAAAATTATTGGAACAAACATATTACCGAAAATTCTAATTTGAATTCTAAAAATCTATTACTTCCTGATGGTATTCATTTAAGTATTAGAGGTCATAATTTATATAAGAATATTATTAATAAAAGAATAATCAATTATATTGAAGAAAATTTAGATTGA
- a CDS encoding formyltransferase family protein gives MNIFLLGSGKFFENYLNNYLNKEISHKIIFCLTDKKNIINFKNKVNNINFFEISTNYHDEKIIENIILEEKIDLILSIQYKWIISEKIINLINHKIINFHNAKLPEYRGHHALTHEIINEEKKHTCTIHWIDKVVDQGKIILSESFEIEDNETAHSLLLKSINIGTHLLEKLMDNLEKIYKNHEGEKINDLGKFYSKKDIEKLKNINPSWDFKKVEKIVRACYCPPYEPAFIKNNGKKIYLFPENYLIK, from the coding sequence ATGAATATTTTTTTACTGGGTTCAGGTAAGTTTTTTGAGAATTATTTAAATAACTATCTTAATAAAGAAATTTCGCATAAAATAATTTTCTGTCTTACCGATAAAAAAAATATAATAAATTTCAAAAACAAAGTAAATAATATAAATTTCTTTGAAATATCAACAAATTATCATGATGAAAAAATCATAGAAAACATTATTTTAGAAGAAAAAATTGACCTAATTTTATCTATCCAATATAAATGGATAATATCTGAAAAGATTATTAATTTGATTAATCATAAAATAATAAATTTTCATAATGCAAAATTACCTGAATATAGAGGTCATCATGCCTTAACTCATGAAATAATTAATGAAGAAAAAAAGCATACATGTACTATTCATTGGATAGATAAGGTAGTTGATCAAGGAAAGATAATTTTATCTGAATCTTTTGAAATTGAAGATAATGAAACAGCTCATAGCCTATTATTGAAATCAATAAATATTGGTACTCACTTATTAGAGAAACTAATGGATAATCTAGAAAAAATATACAAAAATCATGAAGGAGAAAAAATTAATGATTTAGGTAAATTTTATTCCAAAAAAGATATCGAAAAATTAAAGAATATTAATCCAAGTTGGGATTTTAAAAAAGTCGAAAAAATTGTAAGAGCATGTTATTGTCCTCCATATGAACCCGCTTTCATTAAAAATAATGGAAAGAAAATTTATCTTTTTCCCGAGAACTATTTAATAAAATGA
- a CDS encoding adenine phosphoribosyltransferase: protein MLSERLKNTIKDYPDFPKKDIIFKDISPIIANPELFSDLIDKIVKYSFFKDADAIIAIDARGFIFGSPIAKIVKKPLIMARKKNKLPGLVLEKSYGLEYSQDILTIQEDAILPFKKFVIVDDLLATGGTVQCVIDMLKKKNKKILALSVIIELGFLEGAKSLDIPIYSEVKY from the coding sequence ATGTTATCAGAAAGGCTTAAAAACACAATAAAAGATTATCCTGACTTCCCGAAAAAAGATATTATTTTCAAAGATATTAGTCCAATAATTGCAAATCCAGAATTATTCTCAGATCTGATTGATAAAATTGTGAAATATTCTTTTTTCAAAGATGCTGATGCGATAATCGCTATTGATGCAAGAGGATTTATTTTTGGTAGTCCAATAGCTAAAATAGTAAAAAAACCGCTAATAATGGCAAGAAAAAAAAATAAACTGCCTGGATTAGTTTTAGAAAAAAGCTATGGTTTGGAATATAGTCAAGACATTTTAACTATACAAGAGGATGCAATTTTACCATTTAAAAAGTTTGTGATTGTTGATGATCTTTTAGCAACTGGAGGGACCGTTCAATGTGTAATTGATATGTTAAAGAAAAAAAACAAAAAAATATTAGCTTTATCTGTAATTATTGAATTAGGTTTTTTAGAAGGCGCAAAGTCTTTAGACATCCCAATATATTCAGAAGTTAAATATTAA
- a CDS encoding NAD-dependent epimerase/dehydratase family protein — protein sequence MNFKKILITGGAGTLGKNLTKFFLKENCQVCIVDNFSTSKKISSKEKDLVVFEGSIADKFFLDKVFSKFKPEIIFNSAASYKDPLNWVEDINTNILGAVNISELSSKYNIKKIINFQTALCYGKVIKSPITLDQANNPNTSYSISKTAGESYLLNTFENIVSLRIANICSPYLSIGPIPTFYKRLKNNDQCFCTKAVRDFLDIDDFLDLIKSILEKPSINGVFNVSTGKGSSIFEIYQYISKFLGKNSQEIKIKEIQNDDIEELVLDPKETEDKFGWVAKRGLEEMLNKQLDWYEKNGISTIYSHLSNK from the coding sequence ATGAATTTTAAAAAAATTCTTATTACTGGGGGAGCGGGAACATTAGGAAAAAATTTAACTAAATTTTTCTTGAAAGAAAATTGTCAAGTATGCATTGTTGATAACTTTAGTACAAGTAAAAAAATTTCATCCAAAGAGAAAGATTTAGTTGTTTTTGAAGGTTCAATAGCAGATAAGTTTTTTCTAGATAAGGTATTTTCAAAATTCAAGCCTGAAATAATTTTCAATAGTGCAGCTTCATACAAAGATCCATTAAATTGGGTAGAAGATATAAATACAAATATATTAGGAGCCGTAAATATAAGCGAACTTTCATCAAAGTACAATATAAAAAAAATAATCAATTTCCAAACAGCACTTTGTTATGGAAAGGTAATTAAATCCCCTATAACATTAGATCAAGCCAATAATCCTAATACAAGTTACTCCATATCAAAGACCGCAGGTGAATCTTATCTATTAAATACTTTTGAAAATATTGTCTCTTTAAGAATTGCTAATATTTGTAGTCCTTATTTATCAATAGGTCCTATTCCAACTTTCTATAAAAGATTAAAAAATAATGATCAGTGTTTTTGTACTAAAGCAGTAAGAGATTTTCTTGATATAGATGATTTCCTAGATTTAATAAAGTCAATTCTAGAAAAGCCATCAATAAATGGTGTTTTTAATGTTTCTACTGGAAAAGGTTCTTCAATATTTGAGATTTATCAATACATATCAAAGTTTCTTGGAAAGAATTCTCAAGAAATTAAAATAAAAGAAATTCAAAATGATGATATAGAAGAGTTAGTTTTAGATCCAAAAGAAACTGAAGATAAATTTGGATGGGTTGCCAAAAGAGGATTAGAAGAGATGCTTAATAAACAATTGGATTGGTATGAAAAAAATGGTATAAGTACCATATATAGTCATTTAAGTAATAAGTAA
- a CDS encoding 5'-methylthioadenosine/adenosylhomocysteine nucleosidase translates to MLNNKKDYSHIGILSAMPEEVGIILDNLKNAKSYKFGDFELFSGYINIDSSKEIFVTTAWSGWGKVSAARATTRLLSTDYHLPIDFILFTGVAGGINKRLKQWDVILADSLIQHDMDARPLFDKYVIPSINQKKIYPCHYLLENVFNNLKNNLINDDFSKFGSLYKGLIGTGDMFISNNNKINNLLKEIPELYAVEMEGAAFAQVAFQEKVDWLVMRVISDTANSNASNDFEDFLKEYKLNSFALIKSFLEVLKNK, encoded by the coding sequence TTGCTAAATAATAAAAAAGATTATTCTCATATTGGTATTCTCTCAGCTATGCCTGAAGAAGTAGGTATTATTTTAGATAATCTTAAAAATGCAAAATCTTATAAGTTTGGCGATTTTGAATTATTTTCTGGTTATATTAATATCGATAGTTCAAAAGAAATATTTGTAACTACAGCTTGGAGTGGATGGGGAAAGGTAAGTGCAGCTAGAGCTACTACAAGATTATTATCAACAGATTATCACCTTCCTATTGATTTTATTCTTTTCACAGGAGTTGCTGGAGGTATTAATAAAAGATTAAAACAATGGGATGTTATCCTCGCTGACTCTCTTATTCAGCATGATATGGATGCAAGACCATTATTTGATAAGTATGTTATTCCCTCAATTAATCAGAAGAAAATTTATCCATGCCATTATTTATTAGAGAATGTATTCAATAACTTAAAAAATAATTTAATTAATGATGATTTTTCTAAATTTGGTTCTTTGTATAAAGGTTTAATAGGGACTGGGGATATGTTTATTTCTAATAATAATAAAATTAATAATTTATTAAAAGAAATACCTGAGCTTTATGCTGTCGAAATGGAAGGAGCTGCATTTGCTCAAGTCGCCTTTCAAGAAAAAGTAGACTGGCTTGTCATGCGAGTTATCTCAGATACAGCAAATTCAAATGCTTCTAATGATTTTGAAGATTTTTTAAAAGAATATAAATTGAATTCCTTTGCATTAATTAAAAGTTTTTTAGAAGTATTAAAAAATAAATAA
- a CDS encoding SDR family oxidoreductase: MKIITGASSGIGKSLVENIDDKESLILISRRDPKVPKAQYIYCDFTDKGQLNDLIVKIKNITSKIDLIVHSAGIMKSTASNKLGIQELNDSYMVNTLAPLFITSSLMKELSRVKGTAIAISSIASMLDIHGEVIYSSSKAALDKGFEILAADLSRLGVSFIKIHPCLIDTPMTENLSKMQKEFMISKQSSKASPTPEEIAKYILSLKDQPKFISGSSILFGGVRR; encoded by the coding sequence ATGAAAATAATTACTGGGGCATCTTCTGGGATAGGTAAATCATTAGTAGAAAATATAGACGATAAAGAATCTCTTATTCTTATCTCTCGAAGAGATCCTAAAGTACCAAAAGCTCAATATATCTATTGCGATTTCACTGATAAAGGTCAACTTAATGATCTGATAGTAAAAATTAAAAATATAACTTCAAAGATTGATTTAATAGTTCATAGTGCTGGAATAATGAAAAGCACTGCTAGTAATAAATTAGGCATACAAGAATTGAATGATAGTTATATGGTAAATACTTTGGCTCCTTTATTTATTACATCTAGTTTAATGAAAGAATTATCAAGAGTAAAAGGTACTGCAATTGCAATATCAAGTATTGCCTCTATGCTAGATATACATGGAGAGGTAATTTATTCATCTTCAAAGGCTGCCTTGGATAAAGGCTTTGAAATATTAGCTGCAGATTTATCTCGTTTAGGAGTAAGTTTTATTAAAATTCATCCTTGTCTAATTGATACCCCAATGACAGAAAATCTTTCAAAGATGCAAAAAGAATTTATGATATCTAAGCAGTCTTCTAAAGCATCTCCAACTCCTGAAGAAATTGCAAAATATATTTTATCTCTTAAAGACCAGCCTAAATTTATATCTGGTAGTTCAATTTTATTTGGTGGAGTAAGGCGTTAA